In Amycolatopsis solani, a single window of DNA contains:
- a CDS encoding class I SAM-dependent methyltransferase translates to MTKPEFPGNASRTAFTAAAARAAHLLVDSEPYLFTDSFAAALLGDRAEELLAYHRLHGTHPVLAGARAEVLCRSRFAEERLSHSGIDQYLILGAGLDSFAYRAAPGRFRVFEADHPATQAVKRELLAAAGVAEPASVTFVPVDFAADPLRERLVQSGLDLFRPVFVSWLGVTVYLTREAIAATLTDLGRFAPGSEIVADHLLPAELRDAAGNGYAEAVGPVAAEGGEPWRTFLSPAEFADLLAAAGFEVLEQAGQRESVPARLWDRTDALRPVALSALTHARRTG, encoded by the coding sequence GTGACCAAGCCCGAGTTTCCCGGTAATGCCAGCCGGACCGCCTTCACCGCGGCCGCCGCGCGCGCGGCGCATTTGCTCGTCGACAGCGAACCCTACCTCTTCACCGACTCCTTCGCCGCCGCACTCCTCGGCGATCGGGCGGAGGAACTCTTGGCGTACCACCGGCTCCACGGTACCCACCCGGTCCTCGCGGGCGCCCGCGCCGAGGTGCTCTGCCGTAGCCGGTTCGCCGAAGAGCGGCTCTCCCATTCCGGTATAGACCAGTATCTGATTCTGGGTGCCGGCCTCGATTCGTTCGCGTATCGGGCCGCGCCCGGCCGTTTCCGGGTGTTCGAGGCCGACCACCCGGCGACGCAGGCGGTCAAGCGGGAACTGCTCGCCGCCGCCGGGGTCGCCGAACCGGCTTCGGTCACCTTCGTGCCGGTCGACTTCGCGGCGGATCCGCTCCGGGAACGGCTCGTCCAGAGTGGACTGGACCTGTTTCGCCCCGTGTTCGTGAGCTGGCTCGGTGTCACCGTGTACCTGACGCGAGAGGCGATTGCCGCCACATTGACGGATCTCGGCCGTTTCGCGCCGGGATCGGAAATCGTGGCGGATCACCTGCTTCCCGCGGAACTGCGCGACGCCGCCGGAAACGGTTACGCCGAAGCGGTCGGCCCGGTCGCGGCGGAAGGGGGCGAGCCGTGGCGCACGTTCCTCTCCCCCGCCGAGTTCGCCGATCTCCTGGCCGCGGCCGGTTTCGAAGTCCTCGAACAGGCCGGGCAGCGGGAGAGCGTCCCCGCGCGGCTGTGGGACCGCACCGACGCGCTGCGGCCCGTCGCCCTCTCCGCGCTGACGCACGCCCGCCGCACCGGCTGA
- the dinB gene encoding DNA polymerase IV: MTDEGPILHADLDSFYASVEQRDDPALKGRPVIVGGGVVLAASYEAKAYGVRTAMGGAQARRLCPQAVVVPPRMSAYLAASRAVFEVFHDTTPWVEGISIDEAFLDVGGLARIGGRPSHIAERLRAAVAERAGLPITVGVARTKFLAKVASRVAKPDGLLVVPHDGELEFLHPLPVSALWGVGKVTTEKLHARGITTVGQLATSEQVDLDGLLGRGPGRHLHALAHNRDPRRVEVGVRRRSIGAQRSLGRGRRTPAELDVVLVALIDRIARRLRAAHRVCRTVTIRLRFADFERATRSHTLADPTAGTGVLLAAARELLAAALPLIADRGITLLGAALSNLADDDPFQLSLPFERQRATELDSALDAVRDRFGKAAVTRAVLLGRPDDLEVPMLPD; this comes from the coding sequence ATGACCGACGAGGGGCCCATCCTGCACGCCGATCTCGACTCGTTCTACGCGTCGGTCGAGCAGCGCGACGACCCGGCGCTGAAAGGACGGCCGGTCATCGTCGGCGGCGGGGTCGTGCTCGCCGCGAGTTACGAGGCCAAGGCGTACGGCGTGCGCACCGCGATGGGCGGCGCGCAGGCCCGCAGGCTGTGCCCGCAGGCGGTCGTCGTGCCGCCGCGGATGTCGGCGTACCTGGCCGCCAGCCGCGCGGTGTTCGAGGTCTTCCACGACACCACTCCGTGGGTGGAGGGCATCTCGATCGACGAAGCGTTCCTCGACGTCGGGGGGTTGGCCAGGATCGGCGGGCGGCCGAGCCACATCGCCGAACGGCTCCGCGCCGCCGTCGCCGAGCGGGCGGGGCTGCCGATCACCGTCGGGGTGGCGCGGACCAAGTTCCTCGCCAAGGTCGCCAGCCGGGTGGCCAAGCCGGACGGCCTGCTCGTCGTGCCGCACGACGGCGAGCTGGAGTTCCTGCACCCGCTGCCGGTCTCGGCGCTCTGGGGCGTCGGCAAGGTCACCACGGAGAAGCTGCACGCGCGGGGGATCACCACGGTCGGCCAGCTGGCGACGTCCGAGCAGGTGGACCTCGACGGCCTGCTCGGCCGTGGTCCGGGACGCCACCTCCACGCCCTCGCGCACAACCGCGACCCGCGCCGCGTCGAGGTCGGGGTGCGGCGCCGGTCGATCGGCGCCCAGCGGTCGCTCGGCCGCGGCAGGCGGACCCCGGCCGAGCTCGACGTCGTGCTGGTGGCGCTGATCGACCGGATCGCCCGCCGGCTGCGGGCGGCCCACCGCGTCTGCCGGACGGTGACGATCCGCCTGCGCTTCGCCGATTTCGAACGCGCCACCCGCTCGCACACGCTGGCCGACCCGACGGCCGGCACCGGCGTGCTGCTCGCCGCGGCGCGGGAACTGCTCGCCGCCGCGCTGCCGCTGATCGCCGACCGGGGGATCACGCTGCTCGGCGCCGCGCTGTCCAACCTGGCCGACGACGACCCGTTCCAGCTCTCCCTGCCCTTCGAACGGCAGCGGGCGACCGAGCTCGACAGCGCGCTGGACGCGGTGCGGGACCGGTTCGGCAAGGCCGCGGTCACCCGCGCGGTCCTGCTCGGCCGCCCGGACGACCTCGAAGTGCCGATGCTGCCGGACTGA